The window GTTGCATTAGCGATTGCTTGGTGTAATAGTTTCTTTAGAAAAACTGCTGTTTTTTTATTAGTGTTTTCTAATATTGATAATGCATTAGTAACTGGTTTATTTCTTATTAAATCACATACTAATTTAGCTTTTCTTGGAGAAACATGAATATTTTTTTGAATAGCTCTTGCTTGCATTTTCTATCTCCTTATCCTTATTTAGCTAAATCTTTTCTATTGCTAGTATGTTGTTTAAATGTTCTTGTTTGAGCAAATTCACCTAACTTATGCCCAATCATATCTTCAGTTACATATACATTAACAAATGACTTACCATTATGCACTTCAAAATTTAATCCTACAAAATCAGGGAAGATTGTACTTCTTCTTGATCATGTTTTAATAGGTTTCTTTTTGTCAGCAGCTTTCATGGCTTGTACTTTCTTCATTAAACTAGGCTCAATGTATGGGCCTTTTTTTGAACTTCTTGACATATTACTAACCCTCTATTTCTTTCTTCTAATAATCAATGCATTAGATTGTTTTTTCTTGTTTCTAGTTTTAACACCCATGTGTCTTTTACCTCATGGAGTTCTAGGAGCATCATGTCCAACAGGTGATCTCCCTTCACCACCCCCATGTGGGTGATCATTAGGGTTCATTGCTGACCCTCTAACAGTTGGTCTAATACCTCTATGTCTATTAGTACCTGCTTTACCAATTACAACTAGGTTGTGATCTTCATTTGAAACCACACCAATTGTTGCCATACATCCATTTGCAATTTTTCTAACTTCACCAGAAGATAGTTTCACAATAGTGTATTCTCCAGTTTCATCTTTACCAAGAATTTGAGCAGATGAACCAGCTGATCTAATCATTTGACCACCACGTCCTGGATATAATTCAATGTTGTGAACAAATGTACCTTCAGGAATTAATGAAATTGGTAACGCATTCCCAACTTTAATATCAATTTGTTTATTACTTGAAAGAATTCTGTCTCCAATTTTTAAATCTTTTGGAGCAATGATATATCTTTTTTCACCATCTTCATAAACAACTAATGATATAAATGATGTTCTGTTTGGATCGTATTCAATTGATTTAACAGTAGCAACTTTATTAATTTTGTCTCTTTTAAAGTCAATGATACGATATTTCTTTTTGTAACCACCACCATGGTGTCTTACAGTAATTTTTCCATTGTTATTTCTAC is drawn from Malacoplasma penetrans HF-2 and contains these coding sequences:
- the rpsS gene encoding 30S ribosomal protein S19 → MSRSSKKGPYIEPSLMKKVQAMKAADKKKPIKTWSRRSTIFPDFVGLNFEVHNGKSFVNVYVTEDMIGHKLGEFAQTRTFKQHTSNRKDLAK
- the rplB gene encoding 50S ribosomal protein L2 — its product is MPIRRVKARSSGIRQTVIIDYKKVLTTSTPEKSLVVSLKKHSGRNNNGKITVRHHGGGYKKKYRIIDFKRDKINKVATVKSIEYDPNRTSFISLVVYEDGEKRYIIAPKDLKIGDRILSSNKQIDIKVGNALPISLIPEGTFVHNIELYPGRGGQMIRSAGSSAQILGKDETGEYTIVKLSSGEVRKIANGCMATIGVVSNEDHNLVVIGKAGTNRHRGIRPTVRGSAMNPNDHPHGGGEGRSPVGHDAPRTPWGKRHMGVKTRNKKKQSNALIIRRKK